GTGGGTCAGAAGGGCCCAAATGCTCTGACTGTTGTCGCAAAAGAAATTTGCACGGAACTGATTGAAAACTGTGAATCTGTGACCTCCAATGATTTTTCTAGACTTCTTCAATGCATCAGCAGGCTAAAGTGTTGGTCTGAGCTGGACCTTGCCAACTCACGATTTGACGAAGTTTTTCAGCGGTCCTGCACCCAGGCCGATGCCCACAGCCGCTGCGTTGCGTTCAGGGCTGTTTCCTTTGAGGCTGACATATTCCGAAGGTACGAATCGTTTAtgattcctcttcttcaagaAACTGTGGACGTTATGTCGAACGAGGATCTTGAAACAGTACTCTCATCAGTGCTTAGCCTGCCGTTTACCGAGGCTTTAGAGTCACTCATCGACGCTATCGGAACCCGACTTCTTCGTATGATTGACCAATGCCGACGCAGCGCATTAATTCGACTGTTACAGTGTCATGCTGTCTTCGGCATACAAGACGACGCTCTCGTTAGTATTTGCGTTGCCACGCTGACGGACCAGTGTGGTCGCGACTTTCGACTGGACACTGCGCAGGTGTTGGCACTCCTTCAGGCTGCGGTCGATCTGgacttttttttgccacctAAGTTGGTCACCAGTTGCTTCACCTGGCTCGAGCATCACGTGGAAAACATGACCATAACGCAACTGGGCCACGCAGTACGTCTTGCAGTTGACGTGGAAGTGGGTTATACTGCCGCCGTGCACACGCTGACACTCCGCGCGTTGGAACAGCGGGATGCCATACGCAGTAATGCGTCGTTTCGTGAGGCGGTGGAAATGCTGTGCGATGAGTTCAGCGCCGAGATTCCTTGGCATTTGCGGGCCCCTGTTTTGCGTAGGCGGTACCAGTCGGAAAGACTGCTGGAGTACCTCGACAAGCGGAGACTGGCCGTTGACTCTACAGTTGCGTAGCTTGCTCGTGGATAGCCGGAGTGGCAGTGGGGAGTGCATCTTGTTGAAacttgtattattttttcccaaCACTTTGTGTTGGTTCACTCGCGGCTTGGTCGCTACGTATCACTTTTTGTATCGTTGTGTACGTCGAAAGGATTGTTTGCCGAAATACTATATGTAATCACATTTTCCAAGCGAGTGATCCTCATGTGTTTGTACTAACTATATGCTAATTTCTCCCTGTTAAACTCCGCTTCTCCCTCTGATGTGCTTGACTTCTTGAAGCGCCTATGATGCCTGCACCGAACGATGGCATATTAACGGAGGAGATAGTTCTCCGGTGTTCTCGGCAATATGACGTAGACGCCGTGCGGTTTGTTGTGCTGCACGGGTTGCGGTTGAGAAAATTGGGGGATGGTTTCGCTAAATGTAGTGCAATTGTGCGATTGGATATCTCAAGGAACAACCTCACTAGTCTCTCTGGCATTGAGCCGACCGCAGGTTCGCTGCAGTACCTCAACGCAGCGGAGAACCTCATCACGGATGTTTCCGCAGTAAAAGAGTGCAAATTACTGGAGGTGGTGATGTTGGAGGGGAACAGGATTGGTAGCGAAGCTGCTCTCCGACCCCTAGCACAACTGCCTGAACTCCGCCAGCTTGTGCTAAAAAGGGAGGTAGCCTTAGAGGATGCGGATGAAACGTTGGAGTTGGACAATCCCGTGTGCGAAAAGGGAGGGTACGAGGAGATCATACGCCGTTACTTTTCTTCGGTCATGTTTGTGGACGGTTGTTATATGCTAAATGAGGCGACTTCTGACGTTGTGACTAGCGTGTTCAAACCACTACCACCCCTTGATACACTAAAAGCACCGCAGGATAGCAATGCAAAAGCTGACGTGGAGGAACGATTGTTTGTAAACGTTGTCGCAGAGTGCGCTGAGGCTTGTCGGAAGGCGCTGGCATTACGGTGAGACATGTTCAGTACATTGGTTATCTATTAGGAGTGGGATAGGCATTCTGAACTGGAACTCTTTACCTGAATCAACTGGGAGAGTTGCTGCAGCTTCATCACACTGCTGTTCTTTGCTTAACCCGtatcgtttttatttttattccgAAATAGGAGTGCGCTTTGGAACTACAAAGACAGCGTAATTCTCACTTTACTTCCCATATCTGTCTTGTTGTGATATATATTGTGTAGGTGTGGGTAATAATGATGGGTGATGCTGGTAGTTTCTGCAAGCGTGGTCCCGAAGACTTTAAAGTTGGAGTACCGGACAACGCAGTCCGTTCCGAGGGCCGTATCACGTTGGGTGACTACGTCATGATCACTGGTGGTGGTATGAAGCGTATTGTGCATGTGCAGGCGGGTGGTAAACTTCGTCTTGGGAGCTCTGGGTCTGTGCAGCTTGACAAGCTTGCTGGTGTGCGGTTTGGTGAGGTGGTTTACTATGACCCGAGGAGTCGTGTTTTTGTCCCCACCAACGATTACCCAGATCTCGACATTACAACCTTGGAGGAGCACATCGAAGACGGTAGGGACAACCGGCACTTAGTTGACGAAAATAAAAGTCAAGTTTTATCTAACGAAGAGATTGCGGAGATGCGTCGAGAAAAGGGTGTGGATGTGTTTCTCAATACCCTTGTTGAAAAGAGTGCGACGTTCCACGCCAAAACCGCGTACTCGCAGGAGAAATACTTGCGTAAGAAGAAGAAGCGCTACGGTGTTCTTTACAAAATTGAGCGTGTTACGCCCGATGGGGTGGCGGAGACATATTTGCCCACAATTAACCCGACAGACGTGGAACCCGAGTCGCGGGTGCTCAGGTTGCGTGCGGACACGCTGGCGCTGATTCTACATCACAGTGATGTACACAGTGGCAGCCGCGTTATCGTCTATGATAAAACTAATGGTCACCTCGAGGCGGCGTTGCTTACCCGCCTCGGTAGTGATGGTATAATATTCCAAATAATGGACCGAACGGCGCAACCTAACATGTTCCCTTCGCAAACGATGGGCATAGAGAACGTCCGGGAACTGTGGAAGGCGGTTCCCCGTAACgctgccttcttgcgcggggaAGAGGACACagagaatgaagaaaaggcgaCAGAGAAGGTTAATAAGAGGGgcaaggaggggggaagcgAGGTTTCTCAGTGGTTGCGTGGGATCGACGCCCGCCGCATGCTGCAGGAGCGGCCCGCCGATTCgcttattattgttgatGACGAAGATGACGCGCCGGCTGCACTCGACGATTTGTTGCCCTTTGTAGCATTGAATGGTCACATTGTTGTGCATAGCCCCTTTCTTGAAGATTTGACCGCGCTGTTTACGAAGCTTCGGGGAGAGTGTGTGAACATATGCATTTCCGAGGTATGGTGCCGCCATCATCAGGTACTTCCCAACCGCACTCACCCTACGGTTCGGATGAGCACAGCGAGCGGTTATCTGTTGACAGCGATTAAGGTAAACGAGAGTACCATTAACTGTAGTGGTGCTGGTGCACCACAGTCACCAATCGAAGAGGTGACCCCATCAGTTCCTGCGGAGGTTCCCGCGGTCGATGGGAGACTATCGCGTAAGCATCCAAGAGCTCAAGAAAACGGTGAACAAGAAGGAAATCTTTCAGACTCGTAGCAGCGTCAGCATTTCAGTGCCTTATCATCGTGGTTCTACAACAAATCAGCGAATTCCACTCACCGCCTCCGCTGGAGAACAGAGGAGTGAGTGACCTAGCAGTAAAATGGGTTTGTTCATTAGTTGTTGTGTTCGTTTATTTCGTTTGTGGTGTACTGACGCCTTTTGAGCACTCtaccttgcagaagtgctcTTGGGTGTTATGATTAGCTTCgacttccctctttttctattttttccacacgcacgcacatgCACATACATACCTTGCATGTAAAAGAAAGGTACACGGCCTTACAAGCGTCTTCCATACGCCTGCAAGCCAAAACAAAATCACCTCGTGTAAGATTAACTGGCGGTTGACCGCTTAAAACAGCACAGCTTTCGACGCGTTCAGAGGAGGAAATTGAGAGTAATATCACCCAGGAAATGATTTACGACATTACCACTCCGCAGTACCAGCAGTTCCTCCGCTCATGCGGCCGCCGCCGTGAGGATTACGTGAAGGGATCGTCCACAGGTTTCTCGGG
The genomic region above belongs to Trypanosoma brucei brucei TREU927 chromosome 10, whole genome shotgun sequence and contains:
- a CDS encoding hypothetical protein, conserved (possible eukaryotic translation initiation factor 3 gamma subunit), coding for MMGDAGSFCKRGPEDFKVGVPDNAVRSEGRITLGDYVMITGGGMKRIVHVQAGGKLRLGSSGSVQLDKLAGVRFGEVVYYDPRSRVFVPTNDYPDLDITTLEEHIEDGRDNRHLVDENKSQVLSNEEIAEMRREKGVDVFLNTLVEKSATFHAKTAYSQEKYLRKKKKRYGVLYKIERVTPDGVAETYLPTINPTDVEPESRVLRLRADTLALILHHSDVHSGSRVIVYDKTNGHLEAALLTRLGSDGIIFQIMDRTAQPNMFPSQTMGIENVRELWKAVPRNAAFLRGEEDTENEEKATEKVNKRGKEGGSEVSQWLRGIDARRMLQERPADSLIIVDDEDDAPAALDDLLPFVALNGHIVVHSPFLEDLTALFTKLRGECVNICISEVWCRHHQVLPNRTHPTVRMSTASGYLLTAIKVNESTINCSGAGAPQSPIEEVTPSVPAEVPAVDGRLSRKHPRAQENGEQEGNLSDS